The segment GGACGAGTCTACGACTTCCCCAAGTTCAGCTGAAACTGTTTCACATCAATTCTGGATACTATTTTAATTGcatcttcttccttcatgtttaGCTTTGTGTTCAcagaatttttaaattttgggtttcttattGCTTTGGTTATCTTGGTTTATTGAAAGCTCTGAATTTTTTATAATGATATTGTTAAACAACACAGATCCTATGATAGTACTGATCTGGTATGTTGTATTCATCCAACGTTCTGGTTCGAACAATCACAACATTGTCATCATCTGCGATATTTTATCCATTTGCAGTATCGTTATCAGCTGCCTCTGGTTCATGGATTACAGCCCCAAGATCACAAATCTTCTAAAGATGAATACTAGGAAACAGATGTTGCAGTACATTCAGGCTGACTTAtgatttgataattttttttactgttgAGCCATTTGGCTAAATAGAAAGTTCAATACTACCTTTACGGATGATTTTCAAAGAAATGTCTTATTTTCGAATAATGGAATGATTGACATTGAAGTAGTCATTGatgaataaaacaaattatgatgCTTATTTATGGGGACCCTTTTTAGAGAGACAAGAACAAGTGAGGGAACATCTTACGCGTTTTACCACTTTGAGAAATAGATCTTGGTTCATGATCAGTGATTTTAATGAGATTACTTGACATAATGAAAAGGAAGGAGACATGCACCAATTACATAGCgcttttttttgtctttcaagCAGATGCTGAGTGATTATGGAATGttagagtttttattttctggaaATGTGATGTCTTCGATTCGAAAAAGATGACTACTGCCAGTTAGATGTTATCTTGATCAGGCTGTAGGAAGCGAAGCCTTGCTTGAAAAGTTTCCACATTCTTCAGTTTAGTATTTACACATGTAGGGATCGGATCATCGTCCGGATCTAGCCAACTTCCTAGTgaaaccaatttaaaaaaaagttcaaattccATAAGCTCTGGTTGAATAGCGAGGAGATCCAACATGTCATTTCAGAGGGATGGAATTCACCAGAGCTTCCATCATGCAAATATAATTTCCAATATCCCGAGTTGCCGCAGAGATTTTAGCCAGTGGAGGAGacaaaatgatataaatttagaGAGGCAAGTAGAGGAACTAAAAAAAAGTGGAGGCTATGTATTCAAATGATGATGCATCAACAAAAGAAATAGCAGAGGCATTAAAGAAACTATCTAAAGCTCTTAAGGCTGAggaaatattttgaaagaaaaataatagagTTCTCTGGTTGAGAGAGGGGATAGGAACTCAAAAGTTTTCCGACAAAGCAAAGACTGGCGAAAAATCAAATTGGGACTGGTATCAGGAAATTACACGACTAATTGATGCATCAGGAAATATATCTAAGGATTAAGAGGGACTGGTAGCGATGCTAATAGTTATTTCAGGAGATTTTTTGAATCATAAAATCCAGAAGAGGTAGAGAACGCATTAGCAGATATTACTACGACTATCACAGATTCAATTAACGATAATTTACATCTCATGTTCCAGAATTAGAAGTCTAACTAGCCATGTTTTCGATGCATCCTGAAAACGTTTTTGGACCAGATGGAATGACTGCTCTAATCTACAAGGAGTTCTGGAATATAGTGAAGGATGATTTAGTCCATAAGGTTAACGAGTTAATCTTTGGTGTCTTGCACAGAGAGCTGGAGGTCGGAGATTTGGTGGCTTGTTGTTGACTCTTAGCCGACGACACCGCCAGTAGTAGGGTTCATGTCGTCTTTTGTTTACTCGATGTCGTCAGAGGATTTGTGGTGGTGAAgagtttttttcttgtcttcgCTGGACCGCTGGCTTTGCTAGCTAGTGGTGTGAAGATGGCGGCTAGCGCGGCGAGACACTCGTTTGTCTCCTTGTAAGCCTCTTCCTGCTGAGCGAGGTGTTACATAATGAGATGCATCATTTCCGTCATGGTCGGTGCCTCTTCTACCTGTCCAGGTTCAGTCCCAGCATCGAACAGTCAGGATTCATGCTGATCTTATTAACGCTACTTTGTATAGCTCCACGATGGGTGCCAACTGTTTAATTGGAGTTTTCTCGTCTtgaataagaaaaacaaaattttattatggaTTATTTCGAAGACGTTTCTATTTATCTGATAAGAGAGGTGTTACAATGTGTATGAAAAAGATAGAAATAAGCCGGCATTCGGTGGAGTATACCGGAAAAATACAAGTCGGCGAGAAGGAGTTAAGAAAgtgtaaaaccctaatttctagCCGGCACTCTCTATGTGTCCTAGTCTGGATCCTCCCTCTGGTCTTCCTTGTCCTCCTTTTATACATATACCTCTTCATCTCTTTTCCCTAAGTCGGCTTAATCTAATGTGTTGGGTCAAGCTTAACGGGCTGAGCAACAGGGCTGAGTCTTCGGGCTATCAGACCAAGCTCATGGCGCCGAGTTAAGTCGAGGTTATCAGGCCGAGCTCGTGTGTCGAGCTCATGATGCCAAGCAGCATTGAGTTGAACAGACTTTGTAAACCGAGTTTTCATTCGATGAGCCTTGTTGAAGGAATGTAGGATGCAATTCATCTCAACAAATATTCATAACTATACGCAACTGTGAACATTGATTTATGAGCTATATGCTTTTCTGAAAACAGTAGTCATACGTAAACAATATTCTATGATATAACAATGTTACTAAAGAACAGTCCTAATATTACATGCAAACAATGAATAAATTTTGATGAATGAAACAATGATTCAAAATGGAAAAATCACGAGATTAAACTCTAGCTTATTAACGTTAACCTGATCTCATCAAAATGATCAAACGATTATCTTGAAATGAGGATAAATGTATATCATCAACTAAAGCTTAACTCAAATGATTATAAACTTGTAAACTCGTGTTGATAATGTATTATAAGTAAAGAAGAGACGAGAATGAATTGGTGTGTATTATTCCATGAATATAATGAATTATTTATATAGTAAGAGTACAATAATTTTGAGACAAAgtctaatttgaaaaataagtaaaatttgggaaacaaatatattaaagaCTTTCCATAATGGACATCACCACAATATTCATAAACATTAACACCACAATATTTGTAACATTAACGAATttattcgaaaataaaagacttcataattatatattggAGAACTGCAGGGGCTAAACATCCAATAACATGCTTCACACCTCCATGTTATGAGATCTTTTCTCCTGTACTGCTGATTTGATGATCTTAAGCGCTTCTACAATTTCATCACATAACTGATGAGGATCTGGAATTGTCGTTGTATCCACAGCTAGATTGATGATAATCTTGTTTACGTAGCTTATAAAATGGATATTGAGAGCCTTGTTGAACATCAAGTAACACCCACAAACgacaataaattaattaatcttataaaaactgaaaattgttTCTGAAAAATAAACTTATATTCTTGAGAAGACATGATAAGTTGATAACTATATTCTTCAGAAAAATACACTCACCTGTGATCCAACTAATGCACTTCCTGCGACATAAGAGATTGGATGGCCAAATAAACTTATTTCTTCGTCGGGACCTTTCACATTTGAAAATGCTAATGATGTGTTACCAAATATCCTCTTTCCAAAAGCTTCTACTGCCTATTATTTTATCACAATCAAAATTAGTAATAATGTAATATGcacaataattaatattttggatTGAATAGATCATATATACGTTTGGTATCTCACCTttcccccaaaaaaattcaaggtGAATTTAATGATTCCATAAAAAAGGAATGCTTCTAGTGATATTTTCTTCCTATCCATAGTAGCTTTGGCTCGTCGTACGTACTCCAAAGGATCCTTCTCTGATTTTATCCATAATGGAAATATAATAGTTCCTATGAAGTTTCCCCACCTACACTTTGATCCCTTCGTCATCATATTAGCCAAATCCTACATTTtcacattttattaaaaatttacactctagttaattagttaaaaaaaatacaatttcgtttgattgtataattatatatattgattatcaCCTCTATATTCGTTGCTGGTCTGAGGTTTATAGCTACAGCTCCACGAAAACGGATTTTTTCcaagatttttttcttctggGACATTGTATATCCATCTGTCAATGATTATCAGATTTTAGAACTGTTGTAGAAAAATGTATTAACAAGACTCTCTTATCTAGTAGAAAACCTAacattatgaaaaatataaagtatatgagTTTCTGTTGATATTTGAAACTGGGATTAAAATCTCCTAGTATACGTTTACACTAGGTAACTCTTATGTTCTCATTcacggatatatatatatatatatattattacaaatgattaatattttgttttcagttttattagtgtttaagtgttttataatgtaatttatatgtataaaaataaatacaatatttcaaatatatatgtgACTTTCCTTGTAAAAAACTCTTATCGGTTCAGTTATTCTTTTGTTAATATTGGATTGCATTTATTCCTTAGAGTTAGACCAGACTTGTTTCATTGTTCCAAATGAGCTGAAATTATATTAACTGTTTTTCTTGCATTTAGTTTAGTTCAGTGTCTtggatttataatatattttggttagatcatgtataatttgatatacgttaatttggaaaaaaaataggaaaatattgTCGATCTGAAATTGCATAAGTGaatataaccaaaaatattttaaatttcatgaatgcatataaatatttacaaaacctAAATCTTAATAGCTTTTAATCACGTATTCATTAGTTTTGAGTCGTTTGTAattcatatacataaaaattaaatagaattactctaaataaaaatatgttaatgtcTTAATTAGGCCTCTATTTTTAGTATAAGAATTTGGATCCATTCAGCTACTCATTATTTGAGATATTGAGCTGTATATATTCATCTAAATGAAACACCACTATTTTTGTTCTAGTTTAACTACAAACAGATTATTTTTCTTGTATATATTTTGGttctcattttatattttaaaatatatactctGTGCATCTATTTTCCAAAGATGCGTATTTATGTGTGTTTAcacatattaaattttgataagaaaataatattttccgACATAGAGGCAGTATGTTTTAACTTTTCTACAATTTCATAATATGCTAATGCTATTTAGAATAATTTTATCaaccaaatttatatatatggtaataatattattttattgtttaaaaataaatatctaaactaTTCTGTAAAATTTGGTTTATATATACAACtatatgtatttaaaaatagatattttcgTTTTCTTATTTATGTTGCATTATGCaaatatgaagaaaaataaaatttaaattcttatacggaaaatttatatattttatagatattttgtttttattatttatgtgattttaataaaagtttaaaaggaaattaaaattaacaaaaacgtaactaaaattaattaagaaaaagaaagaaaatatattctttAATAATGGTAATTATTatgttagaaaatataattattaaggATAAATTTGTAATTGATCTATGTTATAATTAAGGTAAGAGAGACACAAATAAaactgattttttaaataatattataaagataACATATTAAGTGGGTTAAGAAaacttatataataattttagttttttcatatttttatatgtagatCATATTTATTTTCGTAGTGATTATATAAATATCATtaacaaattaaattattataaaattaccactattactattttatttgaaaattattatcttttaaaaataataagatagagtatatctcaaaataaaaatatcttaaaattttatagtaCAAATCATATTCAGTAGGCAattattttgaactttttatgttttgtttgttaCATCTTTATCCATATTCAATCATATACTATTGCAAAACTTGGTATCAAGTAAATGGTAGGTTTGATAACAATATTATGGTAAGAGAACTTTGAATTTACCATATTTTGTAGTCAAATATCTTGAAAGACCTGCTTGGGTCATTCCAAGAAGAACATCATTCACCTTCTGCATGATAATATTCACGTAATGAAGTTGTTAGTGTAAGAAGACGATATCAACtattaatataaatcaatacAACAATAAATATATACCATGTTCATTGTGTTCTTCACTAATTTGACATCATCAAAACTTATTATCCGATGGATAACCTTCCAAGATTGAATTCCATCATCGGGGTTTCCCATTAGAGGATTTTTGGTATCCCGCAAGAAACATGTTGTAAGCATTAACTTGAAAAACTCAACAAGAGTGGTGAAGGTGACTCTTATCATAAACCAAAGTCCAGCAATCAACCACCATGCCGAAATCATGGATTTAACAGGTTTTTTGTGGCCGAGGTATTAGAAATTAGTGCGCTAGGGTCTGATGTTTTTCTTGAACAAGCAAGCAAAAGAGACATAAGAGACATTCCATCACCAACTGAATGATGTATTTTTGCTAGAAGCACAGATTCTGCATTTGATGTCTTTATGTTGAGTAAATGGAGTTCCCAAAGGGGTTTAGACATGTCCATTGGAATATTAGCAATTCTTGAAGTATAGTCT is part of the Brassica napus cultivar Da-Ae unplaced genomic scaffold, Da-Ae ScsIHWf_31;HRSCAF=59, whole genome shotgun sequence genome and harbors:
- the LOC106451554 gene encoding LOW QUALITY PROTEIN: wax ester synthase/diacylglycerol acyltransferase 1 (The sequence of the model RefSeq protein was modified relative to this genomic sequence to represent the inferred CDS: deleted 2 bases in 1 codon), whose translation is MEKKKFLERDDLETTSMEPLSPMSQMLSSPNLFIVITFGFKTKCNPSAFVEGFKTTLINAPRFSSKMVINYKKNGEPVWIPVSIRIEDHVTVPDLDYPNIENPDQFLEDYTSRIANIPMDMSKPLWELHLLNIKTSNAESVLLAKIHHSVGDGMSLMSLLLACSRKTSDPSALISNTSATKPVKSMISAWWLIAGLWFMIRVTFTTLVEFFKLMLTTCFLRDTKNPLMGNPDDGIQSWKVIHRIISFDDVKLVKNTMNMKVNDVLLGMTQAGLSRYLTTKYDGYTMSQKKKILEKIRFRGAVAINLRPATNIEDLANMMTKGSKCRWGNFIGTIIFPLWIKSEKDPLEYVRRAKATMDRKKISLEAFLFYGIIKFTLNFFGGKAVEAFGKRIFGNTSLAFSNVKGPDEEISLFGHPISYVAGSALVGSQALNIHFISYVNKIIINLAVDTTTIPDPHQLCDEIVEALKIIKSAVQEKRSHNMEV